Proteins co-encoded in one Halorussus lipolyticus genomic window:
- the secF gene encoding protein translocase subunit SecF, with product MVAFEVPEVDYTQYTNRQLVAIPLAVLAVALLVIIGWYVFTGAPVRLGMEFTGGTELRVQTSTSPSEIPAAFSSEATVTPVQTAQNTYIVTFGPEAQSIAQQARNNLQPAQGQSQADIVKSVQGTSASFGESTQRLALMGVGLAFVGMSVLVFLMFRTFVPSIAVVISAFSDIMIPVAVMNLVGIPLSLGTVAALLMLIGYSVDSDILLNNHILRRSGGFYESTHRAMRTGVTMTVTSLSAMAVMSFVAYLFGIDLLASIGVVLVLGLATDLMNTYMLNLSLLRWYKYEGVAK from the coding sequence ATGGTAGCCTTCGAAGTGCCGGAGGTGGACTACACCCAGTACACCAACCGGCAGTTGGTGGCGATACCGCTCGCGGTTCTCGCCGTCGCGCTGTTGGTCATCATTGGGTGGTACGTCTTCACCGGCGCACCGGTACGACTCGGTATGGAGTTTACTGGTGGCACGGAGCTACGAGTTCAGACATCGACATCGCCCTCCGAAATTCCAGCTGCGTTTAGTTCAGAAGCAACAGTTACGCCCGTTCAAACTGCTCAGAACACGTACATCGTGACGTTCGGACCGGAGGCCCAGAGCATCGCCCAACAGGCCAGAAACAACTTACAGCCCGCGCAGGGCCAGTCGCAGGCCGACATCGTGAAGTCCGTGCAGGGCACGTCGGCGAGTTTCGGCGAATCCACTCAGCGCCTCGCGCTGATGGGCGTCGGACTGGCGTTCGTCGGGATGAGCGTCCTCGTCTTCCTGATGTTCCGGACGTTCGTGCCCTCCATCGCGGTGGTCATCTCAGCGTTCAGTGACATCATGATTCCGGTCGCGGTGATGAACCTCGTCGGCATCCCGCTGTCGCTGGGTACCGTCGCGGCCCTGCTGATGCTCATCGGTTACTCGGTGGACTCCGACATCCTACTGAACAACCACATCCTCCGGCGGTCCGGGGGCTTCTACGAGTCCACCCACCGCGCGATGCGGACCGGTGTGACGATGACAGTTACGTCGCTGTCGGCGATGGCGGTGATGTCGTTCGTCGCCTACCTGTTCGGCATCGACCTGCTGGCGTCCATCGGCGTCGTCCTCGTCCTCGGCCTCGCAACTGACCTGATGAACACCTACATGCTCAACCTCAGTCTACTTCGCTGGTACAAGTACGAGGGGGTGGCCAAGTGA
- a CDS encoding WD40/YVTN/BNR-like repeat-containing protein produces the protein MTERSTTRRRFLKASTATVATAALPATATAAEGWTVAETPSDTSDEPWQTAKTPTGNTLYDVEYASGTAYAVGAGGVAIRRTADGWRKVFDGGVTGNGNSLYGADVTDDGERIWFVGSSGAVGEYDVETGTLYDHSKPTGSTNNFNDVSVTGQAGEANVYVAGDSGKIYYSFENGASQTWNYVTPGSGAGLSAIDFHDVKSGHVVDTNQKVFQTSDGVSYDNIGIANANVNFYGVDSDAPDDVWVSGGGGMVFHWDGANWTPTDLGDAGLKDIEVTDDDQDGFTVGGGGKAFDLSSGKWAQDATPTGQNLKAVVRGDVNVAVGAGGTVIEN, from the coding sequence ATGACCGAACGCAGTACGACGCGACGACGATTCCTGAAGGCATCGACAGCGACGGTCGCAACCGCCGCCCTTCCCGCGACTGCGACCGCCGCGGAAGGATGGACGGTCGCCGAGACACCGTCGGACACGTCCGACGAGCCTTGGCAAACTGCCAAGACCCCCACCGGAAACACCCTCTACGACGTGGAGTACGCGAGCGGCACGGCGTACGCTGTCGGCGCTGGTGGCGTCGCCATCCGCCGGACCGCAGACGGCTGGCGGAAGGTCTTCGACGGCGGCGTCACCGGCAACGGCAACTCGCTCTACGGCGCGGACGTGACCGACGACGGCGAGCGCATCTGGTTCGTCGGGTCGTCCGGCGCAGTCGGCGAGTACGACGTGGAGACGGGTACCCTCTACGACCACTCGAAGCCGACCGGTAGCACGAACAACTTCAACGACGTGTCCGTGACCGGGCAGGCCGGCGAGGCCAACGTCTACGTCGCGGGCGACTCGGGCAAAATCTACTACAGCTTCGAGAACGGCGCGTCCCAGACGTGGAACTACGTCACGCCCGGTAGCGGTGCCGGGCTCTCGGCCATCGACTTCCACGACGTGAAGTCGGGCCACGTCGTGGACACCAACCAGAAGGTGTTCCAGACCAGCGACGGCGTCTCCTACGACAACATCGGCATCGCCAACGCCAACGTCAACTTCTACGGCGTGGACAGCGACGCGCCCGACGACGTGTGGGTCTCGGGCGGGGGCGGCATGGTCTTCCACTGGGACGGTGCCAACTGGACGCCGACCGACCTCGGCGACGCGGGTCTGAAGGACATCGAGGTCACGGACGACGACCAAGACGGCTTCACGGTCGGCGGCGGCGGGAAGGCCTTCGACCTCTCGTCGGGCAAGTGGGCGCAGGACGCCACGCCCACCGGCCAGAACCTGAAGGCGGTCGTCCGCGGCGACGTGAACGTCGCGGTCGGTGCCGGCGGCACCGTCATCGAGAACTGA
- a CDS encoding CopG family transcriptional regulator, with translation MKRRYSIPCERDRAKRIEELAREYDLTTQEVIQQLIEVGLEAIEDDE, from the coding sequence ATGAAGCGCCGCTACTCGATACCCTGCGAGCGCGACCGAGCCAAACGCATCGAGGAGCTAGCTCGGGAGTACGACCTCACGACCCAAGAAGTCATCCAGCAACTCATCGAGGTCGGCCTCGAAGCAATCGAGGACGACGAATAG
- a CDS encoding glucose-6-phosphate isomerase translates to MRVDLGNALSEVADPGLSRTDLDELDERVADAHERIERGMADAEHGYAALNLPETADPDEIRSAVEPFADAEAVLTVGIGGSALGAATLAHGLPSETDAYFLDNVDPEHVSRLLDSLPLDSTAVNVVSRSGTTAETLANFLVVREEMEQAGVDWTDRTFVTTGQQGNLRNLAEKEDLPALDVPEGVPGRFSVLSTVGLACAEICGHDLDAILAGAADEADRLSGSLYDSPAYAYGAVSYALEERGAGVNAMMPYAESLETFAEWFAQLWAESLGKDGRGQTPARALGATDQHSQLQLYRAGPRDKMVTLVRPESRADRDIPATDLEGLSYLGGSSLGDLLDAEFEATEASLAAAGQPNVRVEIDRVDERSLGELLYGMEAACVLYGELAEISTFTQPAVEWGKRAARGLLGGGDFEEADAVAEKTTLTVE, encoded by the coding sequence ATGCGAGTAGACCTCGGTAACGCACTCTCGGAGGTCGCCGACCCCGGCCTCTCCCGCACCGACCTCGACGAGTTGGACGAGCGAGTCGCCGACGCCCACGAGCGCATCGAGCGCGGCATGGCCGACGCCGAACACGGTTACGCCGCGCTGAACCTGCCCGAGACGGCGGACCCCGACGAAATCCGGTCCGCGGTCGAACCCTTCGCCGACGCCGAGGCCGTCCTGACCGTCGGCATCGGCGGGTCCGCGCTCGGCGCGGCCACCCTCGCCCACGGCCTGCCCTCCGAGACGGACGCCTACTTCCTCGACAACGTGGACCCCGAACACGTCTCCCGATTGCTCGATTCGCTCCCGCTGGATTCGACCGCGGTCAACGTCGTCTCTCGGTCGGGAACCACCGCCGAGACGCTGGCCAACTTCCTCGTCGTGCGCGAGGAGATGGAGCAGGCGGGCGTCGATTGGACCGACCGGACGTTCGTCACGACCGGCCAGCAAGGCAATCTCCGGAATCTGGCAGAGAAAGAGGACCTGCCCGCTCTCGACGTGCCCGAGGGAGTCCCCGGACGGTTCTCGGTCCTCTCGACGGTGGGACTGGCGTGTGCCGAAATTTGCGGCCACGACCTCGACGCGATTCTGGCGGGCGCGGCCGACGAGGCCGACCGCCTCTCGGGGTCGCTCTACGACTCGCCGGCCTACGCCTACGGTGCAGTCTCCTACGCCCTCGAGGAGCGCGGCGCAGGGGTCAACGCGATGATGCCCTACGCCGAGTCGCTGGAGACCTTCGCCGAGTGGTTCGCCCAGTTGTGGGCCGAAAGTTTAGGCAAGGACGGCAGAGGACAGACCCCGGCCCGCGCACTCGGCGCGACCGACCAGCACTCCCAACTCCAACTCTACCGGGCCGGCCCGCGCGACAAGATGGTCACGCTCGTCCGGCCGGAATCGCGCGCCGACCGCGACATCCCCGCCACCGACCTTGAGGGCCTCTCGTACCTCGGCGGGTCGTCGCTCGGCGACCTGCTGGACGCCGAGTTCGAGGCCACCGAGGCCAGTCTCGCCGCCGCGGGGCAACCGAACGTTCGAGTCGAAATCGACCGCGTGGACGAGCGCAGTCTGGGCGAACTCCTCTACGGCATGGAGGCCGCCTGCGTTCTCTACGGCGAACTCGCCGAAATCTCGACGTTCACTCAGCCAGCGGTCGAGTGGGGTAAAAGGGCCGCGAGAGGACTCCTCGGCGGCGGCGACTTCGAGGAGGCCGACGCGGTGGCCGAGAAGACCACGCTGACGGTCGAGTAG
- the infB gene encoding translation initiation factor IF-2 — MPDTDARENEQGLRTPIVAVLGHVDHGKTSLLDKIRGSTVIEGEAGAITQHIGATAIPLDVVSKVAGSLVNPDDFDLPGLLFIDTPGHHSFTTLRSRGGALADIAILVVDVNDGFQPQTLEAINILKQSQTPFVVAANKIDTVPGWKPNEDMPIQQTKEQQSDRVQGDMDEKLYEIIGELSDQGFSADMYWRVQDFRGNIGVVPVSAETGEGVPDLLTVLMGLAQRYLKEDMAIDVSGPGAGTVLEVKEEKGFGTTLDVVLYDGTVREDETIVVGGKNDPIVTDVRALLKPRPLAEIRTEDRFENVNEIAAAAGVKIAAPELDDAMAGAPVRVVRDRDIDEVIAEVRAELSEIEVSTQEQGVVVKADTLGSLEAIANAMEEAEIPVMRAEVGDVAPRDISVASTANEEKHETILAFNVDVLADAEKQAEQDDVKIFESDVIYRLIEEYEEYVEEMEKAQQETVLDNITRPARFQILQDHTFRQNDPAVVGVEILSGTVKKNSNVVKFEGNDPTRVGQLKGIQEQGDDVDEARSGNRVSVAIDGPTVGRQIEEGDELWIEIPEKHAKILEQELADDIPVDELEALQMYLDKQRKRDPFWGK; from the coding sequence ATGCCTGATACAGATGCACGCGAGAACGAGCAAGGTCTGCGAACCCCAATCGTCGCCGTACTGGGCCACGTAGACCACGGCAAGACTAGCCTTTTGGACAAGATTCGCGGTTCGACGGTTATCGAGGGTGAGGCCGGTGCGATTACCCAGCACATCGGGGCCACCGCCATCCCGCTCGACGTGGTGTCGAAGGTGGCGGGAAGCCTCGTCAACCCCGACGACTTCGACCTGCCGGGCCTGCTGTTCATCGACACGCCGGGCCACCACTCGTTCACGACCCTGCGGTCGCGGGGCGGCGCGCTGGCCGACATCGCCATCCTCGTCGTGGACGTGAACGACGGCTTCCAGCCACAGACCTTGGAGGCCATCAACATCCTCAAGCAGTCCCAGACCCCCTTCGTCGTCGCGGCGAACAAAATCGACACCGTGCCGGGGTGGAAGCCCAACGAGGACATGCCCATCCAGCAGACCAAAGAGCAACAGAGCGACCGTGTTCAGGGCGACATGGACGAGAAGCTATACGAGATTATCGGCGAACTCTCGGACCAAGGCTTCTCGGCGGACATGTACTGGCGGGTGCAGGACTTCCGAGGTAACATCGGCGTGGTCCCGGTCAGCGCAGAGACCGGCGAGGGCGTCCCGGACCTGCTGACCGTCCTGATGGGTCTGGCCCAGCGATACCTCAAGGAGGACATGGCCATCGACGTGTCCGGTCCCGGCGCTGGGACCGTCCTCGAAGTCAAAGAGGAGAAGGGCTTCGGCACCACCCTCGACGTGGTGCTGTACGACGGGACCGTCCGGGAGGACGAGACCATCGTGGTCGGCGGAAAGAACGACCCCATCGTGACCGACGTGCGCGCCCTGCTGAAGCCGCGACCGCTCGCCGAGATTCGGACCGAAGACCGGTTCGAGAACGTGAACGAAATCGCGGCCGCGGCGGGTGTCAAAATCGCCGCGCCCGAGTTGGACGACGCGATGGCCGGCGCGCCGGTCCGGGTCGTCCGCGACCGGGACATCGACGAGGTCATCGCCGAGGTCCGGGCCGAACTCTCCGAAATCGAGGTCAGCACCCAAGAGCAGGGCGTCGTCGTCAAAGCTGACACCCTCGGGAGTCTGGAGGCCATCGCCAACGCGATGGAGGAGGCCGAGATTCCCGTGATGCGCGCCGAAGTCGGCGACGTGGCTCCTCGGGACATCAGCGTGGCCTCGACCGCAAACGAGGAGAAACACGAGACCATCCTCGCGTTCAACGTGGACGTGCTGGCCGACGCCGAGAAACAGGCCGAGCAGGACGACGTGAAGATTTTCGAGAGCGACGTCATCTATCGCCTCATCGAGGAGTACGAGGAGTACGTCGAGGAGATGGAGAAGGCACAGCAGGAGACGGTGCTGGACAACATCACCCGGCCCGCTCGGTTCCAAATTCTGCAGGACCACACCTTCCGCCAGAACGACCCCGCGGTGGTCGGCGTCGAAATCCTCTCGGGCACCGTCAAGAAGAACAGCAACGTCGTCAAGTTCGAGGGCAACGACCCCACTCGCGTCGGCCAACTCAAGGGGATTCAGGAGCAGGGCGACGACGTGGACGAGGCCCGGAGCGGCAACCGGGTCAGCGTGGCCATCGACGGGCCGACGGTCGGCAGGCAAATCGAGGAGGGCGACGAACTCTGGATAGAGATTCCCGAGAAGCACGCCAAGATTCTGGAGCAGGAACTTGCCGACGACATTCCGGTAGACGAGTTGGAGGCGCTTCAGATGTACCTCGACAAACAGCGCAAGCGCGACCCCTTCTGGGGCAAGTAA
- a CDS encoding CPBP family intramembrane glutamic endopeptidase, translating to MEDRSVANVGVVLAGFALTAAALPWGTPGVGPVENVALAVLAGVALGAFSLRRHGLLARRSGSLAAGIASLGVVSYTGIATAGTLAGGSGSMSSVWGPTLALVGGLGGVIAAYGDGRGLPESLGQAVKATGWSLAVGFAGLFAIAVWSSVLISVLSGLLPGNPGTASQLAVGALGLGLGTGSIALIYFQWTEKTAAYLDFRVPTKRDVGYIVGGVVAIFGLQMLISVVFSQLGVQTASHSVQQAASGGNAEVLLLMIPASWLIIGPGEELLYRNIIQKELYGTFGGWGAVLVGSFVFSLAHIPAYAAGATTVAALVSTLGVILSLSLVLGTTYHLTTNTTVAALVHGTYDAVVFGAMYVQMAGMA from the coding sequence ATGGAAGACCGTTCTGTTGCGAACGTGGGCGTCGTGTTGGCCGGATTCGCGCTGACAGCGGCCGCGCTCCCTTGGGGAACCCCCGGCGTCGGCCCCGTCGAGAACGTCGCGCTGGCGGTTCTGGCCGGCGTCGCACTCGGCGCGTTCTCCCTCCGACGGCACGGCCTGCTGGCGCGTCGGTCCGGGTCGCTCGCGGCCGGCATCGCCAGCCTCGGGGTCGTAAGCTACACGGGAATCGCAACCGCCGGAACGCTCGCTGGCGGCAGTGGGTCGATGTCCTCGGTTTGGGGGCCGACGCTCGCACTCGTCGGCGGTCTCGGCGGCGTCATCGCGGCCTACGGCGACGGCCGAGGACTCCCCGAGTCGCTCGGGCAGGCCGTCAAAGCCACCGGGTGGAGCCTCGCGGTCGGATTCGCCGGCCTGTTCGCCATCGCGGTGTGGTCGAGCGTGCTGATTAGCGTGTTGTCGGGACTCCTCCCCGGCAATCCCGGCACGGCCTCGCAACTCGCGGTCGGCGCGCTCGGTCTCGGCCTCGGTACCGGGTCGATTGCACTCATCTACTTCCAGTGGACCGAGAAGACGGCCGCGTACCTCGACTTCCGGGTGCCGACCAAGCGAGACGTTGGCTACATCGTCGGCGGCGTCGTCGCCATCTTCGGCCTCCAGATGCTCATCTCGGTCGTCTTCTCGCAACTCGGCGTCCAGACGGCGAGCCACAGCGTCCAGCAGGCCGCGTCGGGTGGCAACGCCGAGGTGCTTCTCCTCATGATTCCGGCGTCGTGGCTGATTATCGGTCCCGGCGAGGAGTTGCTCTATCGCAACATCATCCAGAAGGAACTCTACGGGACCTTCGGCGGGTGGGGCGCGGTGCTGGTCGGCAGTTTCGTGTTCTCGCTGGCCCACATTCCGGCCTACGCCGCCGGGGCGACCACCGTCGCGGCGCTCGTCAGCACGCTCGGAGTCATCCTCTCGCTCTCGCTGGTCCTCGGGACGACCTACCACCTGACGACCAACACCACCGTCGCGGCGCTGGTCCACGGGACCTACGACGCCGTCGTCTTCGGCGCGATGTACGTCCAGATGGCGGGCATGGCGTAG
- a CDS encoding preprotein translocase subunit SecD yields the protein MMDIRDNWRVILLAVFLVVSTFAMFSPGVGGDSTGSNGAVVEEESGGPTNLKFGLELSGGTRIRAPVDGVTAENVEVPSRTAGGTIEKRVAGNLSDVSAADVTVRLATARNETTTVEVFSNNVTEDELGAALEASGYSYETIRPGVTEQTRNTVVRILRDKISKAGLSGGRVQQVETADGQHFVVIEMPNTNQSEVEELVTERGQVQVVAGFPAQNQTGNGTQYKRVPLLSQGDFSSIGTAEETQGLGPNVPVVLNQEAAENFSNAMRNFGFVTEGVGQCRWRTTPDNPGYCLYTVVDGETVYAANMGSRLAGTFRQEKFTQSPQFVMSTTNMSEARELQIHLNAGALPASLNMEQGTSYFLAPSLAEEFKLYSLITGLVAVGAVSVVVFLRYGDPKVAAPMLVTALSEVVILLGFAAAVQLPLDLSHIAGFIAVIGTGVDDLIIIADEVMSEGDVSSSRVFQSRFRKAFWVIGAAAATTIIAMSPLAVLSLGDLQGFAIITILGVLIGVLITRPAYGDILRSLLTNK from the coding sequence GTGATGGACATCCGCGACAACTGGCGGGTCATCCTGCTCGCCGTCTTCCTCGTCGTCAGCACGTTCGCAATGTTCTCTCCCGGTGTCGGCGGCGACAGCACCGGCAGTAATGGCGCAGTCGTCGAGGAGGAAAGCGGTGGCCCGACCAACCTCAAGTTCGGTCTCGAACTCTCGGGCGGCACCCGAATCCGAGCGCCGGTAGACGGCGTGACCGCCGAAAACGTCGAGGTACCGTCCCGGACCGCTGGCGGGACCATCGAGAAGCGAGTCGCCGGCAACCTCTCGGACGTGAGTGCGGCCGACGTGACCGTGCGCCTCGCCACCGCGCGCAACGAGACCACGACCGTCGAGGTCTTCAGTAACAACGTCACCGAGGACGAACTCGGCGCGGCGCTCGAAGCGTCCGGATACAGTTACGAGACTATCCGACCCGGCGTCACCGAGCAGACCCGAAACACGGTGGTCCGCATCCTACGCGACAAGATTTCGAAGGCCGGCCTCTCGGGCGGTCGCGTCCAGCAGGTCGAGACCGCTGACGGCCAGCACTTCGTGGTCATCGAGATGCCCAACACCAACCAGAGCGAGGTCGAGGAACTCGTGACCGAGCGCGGACAGGTCCAAGTCGTCGCTGGCTTCCCGGCCCAGAATCAGACCGGGAACGGCACTCAGTACAAGCGCGTGCCGCTCCTCTCGCAGGGCGACTTCAGCAGTATCGGGACCGCCGAGGAGACCCAAGGTCTCGGTCCGAACGTCCCCGTGGTCCTGAATCAGGAGGCCGCCGAGAACTTCTCGAACGCGATGCGAAACTTCGGCTTCGTCACCGAGGGCGTCGGCCAGTGTCGCTGGCGGACCACCCCCGACAACCCCGGCTACTGCCTCTACACGGTGGTTGACGGCGAAACGGTCTACGCCGCGAACATGGGGTCGCGCCTCGCCGGGACCTTCCGCCAAGAGAAGTTCACCCAGAGTCCGCAGTTCGTCATGAGTACGACGAACATGTCCGAGGCCCGTGAGCTTCAGATTCACCTGAACGCCGGTGCGCTCCCGGCCTCGCTCAACATGGAGCAGGGTACCTCCTACTTCCTCGCGCCGAGTCTGGCCGAGGAGTTCAAACTCTACTCGCTCATCACCGGATTGGTCGCGGTCGGCGCGGTCAGCGTGGTGGTGTTCCTCCGGTACGGCGACCCGAAGGTCGCGGCCCCGATGCTGGTGACGGCGCTGTCCGAAGTCGTCATCCTCCTCGGGTTCGCCGCCGCGGTCCAACTCCCGCTGGACCTCAGCCACATCGCCGGGTTCATCGCGGTCATCGGGACCGGGGTGGACGACCTCATCATCATCGCCGACGAGGTGATGTCCGAAGGCGACGTGTCGTCCTCGCGGGTGTTCCAGAGCCGGTTCCGCAAGGCGTTCTGGGTCATCGGTGCGGCCGCCGCGACGACCATCATCGCCATGAGTCCGCTGGCGGTCCTCTCGCTCGGGGACCTGCAGGGCTTCGCCATCATCACCATCCTCGGCGTCCTCATCGGGGTCCTCATCACCCGACCCGCCTACGGTGACATCCTGCGGAGTCTGCTGACGAACAAGTAA
- a CDS encoding NOB1 family endonuclease, with protein sequence MYVLDSSAFINEYHTTEDTATIPMVREELEDESAYRFDAMEGSGMHIHIPQDGAVERVRRAAGETGDLDELSDTDIRLIAAAFELDANLVTDDYAMQNVAEHMNVSVEVIAQEGIAEQRDWRFQCQGCGREFDENKDRCPICGSELTRKNPSNA encoded by the coding sequence ATGTACGTTCTAGACTCCTCAGCCTTCATCAACGAGTATCACACGACAGAAGACACCGCGACCATCCCGATGGTCCGGGAGGAACTCGAAGACGAGAGCGCCTATCGCTTCGACGCCATGGAGGGTTCCGGGATGCACATCCACATCCCCCAAGACGGCGCTGTCGAGCGAGTTCGCCGGGCCGCCGGGGAGACCGGTGACTTAGACGAACTCTCCGACACCGACATTCGCCTCATCGCGGCCGCCTTCGAACTCGACGCCAACCTCGTCACCGACGACTACGCGATGCAGAACGTCGCCGAACACATGAACGTGAGCGTCGAAGTCATCGCCCAAGAGGGTATCGCCGAACAGCGCGACTGGCGATTCCAGTGTCAGGGATGCGGCCGGGAGTTCGACGAGAACAAGGACCGGTGTCCCATCTGCGGGAGCGAACTCACCCGCAAGAACCCGTCGAACGCCTGA
- a CDS encoding BGTF surface domain-containing protein — protein sequence MFGTTSHRQVALATALVALAVTSAVAGVAVAQPDVSSDESPSTPTATGALSTTANESAKNGSLSATIVHDGDRLTFRPADGQNVTVQTNADAGTKLNLVLWARGNYVDQYQVTVGEDGTTTVGLDLRTMEPGTNVSVTVRRDGRTLAEANGVVTEFSATVVTAGERLVVRSAANQTIRVRTNAPPGTELVVVAKAGGEFLKSHPVVVADNGTASATFDFSDAASGTEFQASVRRDDDSETEGIVVNESVEVQTVTTTETTETTETTETTETTETTGPDVPGFGVASAICALLAGLALARRT from the coding sequence ATGTTCGGAACCACCTCCCACCGACAGGTAGCGCTCGCCACGGCGCTGGTGGCACTCGCAGTCACCAGCGCAGTGGCCGGCGTCGCTGTCGCCCAACCCGACGTATCGAGCGACGAATCACCCTCCACCCCGACCGCGACCGGCGCGCTCTCCACTACAGCGAACGAGTCGGCCAAGAACGGGTCGCTCTCCGCGACCATCGTCCACGACGGCGACCGACTCACGTTCCGGCCGGCCGACGGCCAGAACGTCACCGTCCAAACGAACGCCGACGCCGGGACGAAACTGAACCTCGTCCTCTGGGCGCGCGGCAACTACGTGGACCAGTATCAGGTCACGGTCGGCGAGGACGGCACCACGACGGTCGGTCTCGACCTCCGGACGATGGAACCGGGGACCAACGTCTCGGTCACGGTTCGCCGCGACGGGCGAACCCTCGCGGAAGCGAACGGCGTCGTGACCGAATTCTCGGCCACCGTCGTCACCGCCGGCGAGCGCCTCGTCGTGCGCTCCGCCGCCAACCAGACCATCCGAGTCCGGACGAACGCTCCTCCCGGCACGGAACTCGTCGTGGTCGCAAAAGCCGGCGGCGAGTTCCTCAAGAGCCACCCCGTGGTCGTCGCCGATAACGGTACCGCGAGCGCCACCTTCGACTTCAGCGACGCGGCGTCGGGAACCGAGTTTCAGGCCTCGGTCCGCCGAGACGACGACAGCGAAACCGAGGGTATCGTGGTCAACGAGTCAGTCGAGGTCCAGACCGTGACGACGACTGAGACAACCGAAACGACGGAAACGACCGAGACTACCGAGACCACCGAGACCACCGGCCCCGACGTGCCCGGATTCGGCGTGGCGAGTGCAATCTGCGCGCTCCTCGCCGGACTCGCACTCGCTCGCCGGACCTGA
- a CDS encoding DUF5811 family protein, which produces MNGNTPYAGVPGKAPAGKRASNDVPDLSPEQKESLRDSITAIATLTREFLPDEYVVGSKVADNGNGAQAQVSVQPPVGRPVSAGFQPGLEDFDGNDLETHEEDEVARGLAASAAMQVKQVMGDDITPTAR; this is translated from the coding sequence ATGAACGGAAATACCCCCTACGCGGGCGTTCCCGGAAAGGCCCCGGCCGGTAAGCGTGCCAGCAACGACGTGCCGGACCTCTCCCCCGAGCAGAAGGAGTCGCTCCGCGACAGTATCACCGCGATTGCGACTCTGACCCGCGAGTTTCTCCCCGACGAGTACGTCGTCGGGTCGAAAGTCGCCGACAACGGCAACGGCGCGCAGGCTCAAGTCTCTGTCCAACCGCCGGTCGGCCGCCCGGTCAGCGCCGGGTTCCAACCGGGCCTCGAAGATTTCGACGGTAACGACCTCGAAACTCACGAGGAGGACGAAGTGGCTCGTGGCCTCGCGGCCAGCGCCGCGATGCAGGTCAAGCAGGTGATGGGCGACGACATCACGCCGACCGCTCGGTAG
- a CDS encoding PRC-barrel domain-containing protein produces the protein MPEILAENLSGKAVMGSDGTELGMLYNITMDLKTGELADLLVEPDEQLQRDAVEFSADEQGRFQVPVQRVQAVKDYIVVQR, from the coding sequence ATGCCAGAAATCCTCGCCGAAAACCTCTCGGGGAAGGCCGTCATGGGGTCAGACGGAACGGAACTCGGCATGTTGTACAACATCACCATGGACCTCAAGACGGGAGAACTCGCGGACCTTCTGGTGGAACCGGACGAACAACTGCAACGCGACGCGGTGGAGTTCAGCGCCGACGAACAGGGTCGGTTTCAAGTCCCCGTCCAGCGTGTGCAGGCAGTAAAAGACTACATCGTCGTTCAGCGGTAA
- a CDS encoding DUF5812 family protein — translation MSDSDPDEKTSTFLVTHAEGDSAVLKDVHDGQVHTLSSNPGVEEDDAVEATVAPDPPMNLTWSVLEVEERRQLSTERSDEPPTTQERDLADEQDVGEVARTERAGEGEIHVLTVPPEDTDDAVTDVLDDEGTLSRAARLGVSRVEVRSDEGVVSVRYMP, via the coding sequence ATGTCTGATTCCGACCCCGACGAGAAGACCAGTACCTTCCTCGTCACCCACGCCGAGGGCGACTCGGCGGTCCTGAAGGACGTTCACGACGGGCAGGTCCACACCCTGTCCTCGAACCCCGGCGTCGAGGAGGACGACGCCGTCGAGGCCACCGTCGCGCCCGACCCGCCGATGAACCTCACGTGGTCGGTGCTGGAAGTCGAGGAGCGCCGCCAACTCTCGACCGAGCGGAGCGACGAGCCGCCGACCACCCAAGAGCGGGACCTCGCCGACGAGCAGGACGTGGGCGAAGTCGCCCGGACCGAGCGCGCCGGCGAGGGCGAGATTCACGTCCTGACCGTCCCGCCCGAGGACACCGACGACGCGGTGACCGACGTGCTGGACGACGAGGGCACCCTCTCGCGGGCGGCCCGCCTCGGCGTCTCGCGGGTCGAGGTCCGGTCCGACGAGGGCGTCGTCAGCGTGCGCTACATGCCGTAA